TTATTGCTGCATCGAACAATTTGGAACTCACGAATTGTTTCCTTTGGCTTTCAGGCGGAGGGAAGAAAAGAATGAAATCTATAGGTAAAGTGGACGTGCCTCAAGAAGCTTTCATGGCTGTCATAAAACTTGAAAAGGAGTGGTTGTAATTGCGTAGTGTACAAGTTAGCTCTGTTTTACAGAGGCAATGACAATTCTCAATACACATATCGTTCCATATTGATGATGGCGTCAGGTATATGAAAATTCTTGTACGTCGCATATATGTGACCGTTTGTCGATGAAGTTAAGAGTCATCAAAATACTGTAAAGTGTAAACATATCAATTCATATTGAATGATTGTTGTAATCATGTTTCCGTTCAAGCTTGGACAATTCATATGCAATGTGTCAATGGGTTCATAATATCCTATTCGGGGTATTGAAATTCAGGATGTCTAACATTTGCGGAACAAGTACTAGGCTGATTATTCACACATTTCAATAACGCACACAAAATCTAAACAGAGTAAAATGTCTTTACTAGGAAATCTCATTTTCAGACCACCTGAGTAACTCCACTAGAAGGCTGCGGATGATTTTGAATGATCATCAGGAGACATATTTCCATGCTTAGTAGAATCATACTTCTCTCCATCTCCCCACAAAGCATAACCTTCTTCACCATGCACGGCGTCATCTCCGATCAACAACTGCTCTTCCGACATTCTCAACGGTATCACCAACCTGATCACCACACATATTATCGATGTCGCCACAACATTCCATCCAATGATAAATGCTGCTCGACTAGTTGTTTTAGGAATTGGATACCTCCATTGTGTCCATAAAAACCTCCCCTGGAGTTGACAACCGGGAGAAAGAGGTTAGATAGTGTCGGCTCGGCGAAAAGACCGGTGAGGGCACCTCCGAGAAGGCCGGCGACAGCGTGCGTGTGGAAGACTCCAAGGGTGTCGTATATTTTCTGGAGAAGTGTCCATCTCTTGTGGACAATCATCATTGTGAACCATGGAACACTGCCTGATAATATTCCCATTATTATTGCTGCCCACCCTTGAACAAGACCTGGAATATTTGAATCCGGAAAAATGTACATGATAAATTAATTTCCGTATTAAAATCTAGTTGGCCACCATGAGGTTTCAAATGTTGTTCAAATACTGTTAAGCAGGTACTCCCAACACAAAAGATTAGCACAAATGTTTAAAACAAGAGCACAAGAACAAAGAACCCAACTAGTGATGAACATAATAAATAGTATTCCCTCCGTCTCAAATTAAATACTAAtataaacataagtttttattttaaattagATGTAAATTTTGACAAGTTTAAGGAACATTAATTATGCTTTTTCTATTATACCCTCACCATCTTCACCATCTTCACTCTCATGTCCTCCATGTATTTCTCTCTCACCAACTTTACCCACATATCTCATGAGGATTTTTTAGTCCATACAATTACAATTATGCTGAAAAATTAACTAAAAaacatattttattaatttatgtaaaaTCCCTTAATTAGCATCTAATTTAGGACGGAGGGAATATAACATCAATGTAGGAACATAATTTAGTGTCTTTATGCATATGTTTTGTTGCCTGTTCTACTAATATGACAAACATGATCGTTTCTAACCTCATAGTTTTTGGACTGCTAAGTTAATTTATACTGTAGTTTATAGTAACTCCTAGAGTTTTAAAAAGCTTAATTACTTGTGCAAATTTTATAATTTCCTAATTGCTAACTAATTCTTATTCTGCCTTTAGATCTAATCCCATGTAACGACATTCATCTAAATTAAGTCTACTAGAATTGTTGGATATAAACTTCAAAAAAGAATTGTTGGATAAAATAATACTCCTATTTGCGTACATAACAGAGAAAAGTCTTACGTGAACTTGATGCATCATGTCATTTGTATACCCTTCAATCAGATTTCGACACGTGGAATATTTGTGTCATCTATTTTTCATATAAGTGATTTAGTTGCCATGAAATAATAGTTACGTCATAAATTCAAAATATAAAAAACCACACATATGAAAAGTGGATGACGCAAATATTCCACATGTCGAAATCTGATTGGAGGGTATACGAATGACGCGGGTACATCAGTGCATGTAAGAATTTTTCGATAATATAATAAAGTTTACCTTAAAACATGAAAAGTCATTCCTCTAAAAACATGGAAAGTCAAATTTTAAATACATACGCCAATGTCCCTAGTAACTTGTCTGAAAAAATATGACAACTAACAAGGATAGTGGGAGTATATAGTTAAACACAATGCAAAGAGTTGACCTTAATTACTTACCAGCACCAGGAGTGATGCAAACAAGGCCAGTGATCATGCCTTGGACTGCACCAATAACTGAAGGCTTCTTGAAGAAGATGACATCGAGCCATGTCCAAACTAGAAGGCTCGTCGCTGCACATATTTTCGTATTCAAAACCGCCATCGATGAGTCTATATTCGCCGAGTACGGATCTCCGCCATTGAATCCCGCCCATCCCATCCATAGCAACCCTGCTCCGGCCAACGTCAGTAGTACATTGTTTGGTGGAAATCTTTCTCTATCCTTAATCGACCGAGGACCAAcctaaaacaaaatattaattaattGATCGTTAATATCGTCATGTTCTTTAACAATATTTAATTAACAACCAATAATAAATGACACTTTCACATCTGATTAAGACCGATATTATAAAGTTAAGGACTATTTGCTTCATTCTCAAAACTAGaaattaataataacattcataattcatATTCTAACTAATTTTTTTAGTTAAATTCAAACTCATCTCTATATGAACCATAAAGCTAAATCtaattaatatcataaaatattattgTATTTTTCATGAAAGTGAAGTACAGACTATATATTCAACTTCATCCAgcgttcttttttctttttttatacagTGAAATTTGCGTGGCATTACTCATGACATTAACTGAAACACTAAACTAATTGAACGCCACGATCATAGAGAAAAAATATTTAGCTTTGGAATATACCCAATAAGCAGTGGTGAGGCCGGCAATTCCTGACGAGAGATGAATAACATAACCGCCGGAGTAATCCATAACACCCCAATGGAACAAAAACCCGCCACCCCACAAACTAAAAGCTCCGACAGTGTACGAGAATGTCAACCAAAGTGGCACAAATGCAAACCATGCCTTTATATTCATCCTCCCTAAAACCGAACCCGCCAAGATTATCAATGTGATCGCCGCGAAAACGCACTGGAACCAAACCATCGATGCCATTGGATAAAACGGCGTCACCATCGCCGTCATCTCAGTCCCATCCCCATTATACTGGGTTGTCTCCGGCAGTGCGGCTTGTTTGATGAGAAACTTCTGGCCCAAGGCAGGTCCAGCTTTTCCCCAAAAGGGTAATAGCTTGTCACCAAATGACATTTTATAGGCCCATATGACCCAACATATGACTACGGCAGCGAAGGCATAAAGGGCCATGAACGCAGAGTTCACGGCCCATTTCTTCTTGACGATGCTGCCGTAGAGGATTACTAATCCCGGTACACTCTGGAGGCCTACTAGGGTAGCGGATATCATTTGCCATGCGTTGTCCCCTTTGTTTAGCCATTCCGGAACCGAGGCTGTTCCGGTCTGGTACGCTATGGGGATAACATTAGGGGGAGGAGTAGCCATATATTTTGCTTTGGTTTAGCTTAAATTAACTTAATTATGAGTTGAGCTGACTAAGGAATGTGAAGTGAACTGaagggtttgatatatatatatataatggaatcAACGAAAATAAGGATTGGTGATGCTGATTTTGGAATATTCTCAACAATATTTTCCTTTTCATCATAATTAATTTTTTCCAACTTGTGACATATTTAAATCCACGTCGCAAATAGGGGATTGGTGTGTACTAGAATCTTGGAAAGATTCAAAGCCTTTTATTCAATTGAAAGGAATCTGACTCGCTCTACTTAGATACATTAATATATCTGTTCATTTCATTAGCTGTATTTCTCATAAAAGAAGTGACAATTAAGTAGTCGGCAAGGAAAAAGTCATCGAGCCTCTTAATTAATCACAAATTAGCTCAGGTCGATCGATCGAGCTAAATCAATTCACACCGGGTGTAAACGATCCCATTACCAGGAGGCGTAGAGCGCAAGTCAAACATCAAGAGATTAGTATTCAAACTAGCTCGACTTCGATTCAAAGACTGTTTATCACTGAATTACAACGTCGGGGGACGAAAGATGCCATCTTCAAGACTTTACGGGCCAAAAGCAGATTCATTTTTATACTTAAAGGGCCATAGTGATAGTTCTAAATGGATCAAAACATTTAATAAACGTGACCCACTTAGTGTTGGGTCAAGCCCATGTAAAAAAAGAACCCAAAAACAGTATTGGGCTTCATGTACTTTTAGAAATTAAGTACACTTATTAGATTATCAAAAGTAAAAAAGTTCGGTAGTTAGTTGGGAGTGGGACAAACAAAGTACTTTAGAACATAAATTCAGGTTCCACGAAAGTCTAGACGTAGCATTATTTAAAGCCATGGATTCCTTCGTAAAATTTGAAATGCAATTCGCCACAATTAGTTGCAAAGTTGCAAAATGTGGAATAAAGTCTGCTCTCAATCCGCCAAATTGAACCGCCAAATCAATAGCTTCCTATTGGTTCAGAGGAAATTTTCATCATCGAGTTCGAAAGGGACGACTCCCAGAACATTCGCAGCTCTCTGGGGAAACGGCGATTATGGGAGGTTAGGTTTGGGTGGTTTGGAGTCTCACTGGAAACCCACCGTTTGCTCCGCCTCGGCCTTCCGCAATCAGAACCTAAAAGCCATCGCATGTGGCGGAGCTCACACACTCTTCTTAACTGGTACTGTAGCTCAATTCAAGTGCAAATTTACTTTTTTGTTAAAGATTTTCAGCTGTGTTGATTGTATCCTCCTTTGGCAGAATCTGGCCACGTCTACGCCTCCGGCCTTAATGATCATGGGCAGCTTGGTTTATCAGGAGATAATCGTTACAGCACGGTAAATATTGGTTGAATTCGATGAACAAGTCAAAGTGCTGTCTTTATTCACTAGGTTGCTTGATTGTGTGTGTTCTCCGGAAATTCGTAGGTGACATATCGTGTCATTTTTAACTGCATTTTGGTTCAATTctattattggctctgttattggaggGTGTTGAATGTTGTTTCTTTCAACGAATTTCGTTGTAAATAAAACTATTTCTGACTGACTTTAGTTTGCAGTTTATTTCATCAGTCGTTTTCTATCTACTACTTTTGGTTCTCTCTTTCTTTATCTCAACCTTTTGCTTTACTTCTTCCTTTTCTGTTGTCATAGGAGCCACTTGAAGTTTCTGGATTTACGTCTGAAGTCAGGCATGTTTCAGCTGGTTACTATCACTCTTGTGCTATCACAGGTTTGGAATTAGGCTTAAACAACATTGCTAGAACAAGTAGATTTTTGTCATAACCTTGACTGAAAAGAAATGTCTAAAATCCCTATTCCAAGCTGATTGGTATTTAAGAAAAACTAGATTTTTGTCAAGTGTTACTAAGTTCTTATCCCCCAGCTTTCCCACTTTTTGATCATTCCACATTCTTTTTTTTCTACTTCTATCATTTGATAAGTTATGCTCCATTTCTTGTAGTTGACGGGGAGCTTTATGTATGGGGAAATAATGCCAGTGGACAGCTTGGTCTAGGAAAAAGTAAGAACTAACCATACATTGCTGTCCATGACGAGTTTTGAGTCCTTCATTCTTGTCTTTGTTTTTTCCCCTGATGTTATAATTGTTGAGAAACCAAGTCTAATAATAAACTGAAATTTGGTTTCAATCAGTGTTTTCTTGTTCACAAACGCAGAGGCACCAAAAATAGTAGCTGTACCAACAAAAGTAGAAAGCTTAAATGGACTCATCATTAAAATGGTTGCTTTGGGTTCTGAGCATTCTGTTGCTGTTACTGGTATGAGGATGGATCACCTTTCAAATAGTTGTTGCCAATCATAATCATAGTTTCTTTTATGAATGAAAACGAAAAGAGATTTAAGGAAGCAACGTTTTTTACTCTCATTGTTTTCATAATGTTCTGCAGATGGAGGCGAGACCTTAAGTTGGGGAGGTGGAGGAGGGTCTGGAAAACTTGGACACGGTCATGAGTCTGGCTTTTTCGGCCTTTTAAGAAGCACGAGGTTGTATTCATGTACCATTATCTTATGAGCTGGTTTTGTTGATATACGAGTGCTCTCAGGATTAAG
Above is a genomic segment from Rutidosis leptorrhynchoides isolate AG116_Rl617_1_P2 unplaced genomic scaffold, CSIRO_AGI_Rlap_v1 contig588, whole genome shotgun sequence containing:
- the LOC139884689 gene encoding LOW QUALITY PROTEIN: ammonium transporter 3 member 1-like (The sequence of the model RefSeq protein was modified relative to this genomic sequence to represent the inferred CDS: inserted 1 base in 1 codon; deleted 1 base in 1 codon), producing the protein MATPPPNVIPIAYQTGTASVPEWLNKGDNAWQMISATLVGLQSVPGLVILYGSIVKKKWAVNSAFMALYAFAAVVICWVIWAYKMSFGDKLLPFWGKAGPALGQKFLIKQAALPETTQYNGDGTEMTAMVTPFYPMASMVWFQCVFAAITLIILAGSVLGRMNIKAWFAFVPLWLTFSYTVGAFSLWGGGFLFHWGVMDYSGGYVIHLSSGIAGLTTAYWVGPRSIKDRERFPPNNVLLTLAGAGLLWMGWAGFNGGDPYSANIDSSMAVLNTKICAATSLLVWTWLDVIFFKKPSVIGAVQGMITGLVCITPGAGLVQGWAAIIMGILSGSVPWFTMMIVHKRWTLLQKIYDTLGVFHTHAVAGLLGGALTGLFAEPTLSNLFLPVVNSRGGFYGHNGGIQFLKQLVXAAFIIGWNVVATSIICVVIRLVIPLRMSEEQLLIGDDAVHGEEGYALWGDGEKYDSTKHGNMSPDDHQNHPQPSSGVTQVV